TGCGGACTGCGTTCCCAATTCAGATATAAGCCATGGACCCTGCTCGCCTAAAAAAGGACTGATTAAACACTCACATATTTACCGATGATTTTTTGCAACGCCGCCTCAAGACAATCCCAGGCGTACACCTTGACATTTTTCTCGATGTTCCTTGGTCTCGGATTGGGAAGATTCATTATCTCCGCGAAGAAATTTTCTGTATCTGGTTTACTTTTGTCGACTGTAATGGGTCTGAAGCCTTCTAGATTTCGCCTGATAcgattcttctcttcaacagTGAAATGAGTGCCCACCAGTGCCTCAAGTAAGTATATGATATCGACAGAGGTAATGTAGCAGCtgtttttctcttcccaaaaCACACAAGAGATAACGATGGACGATTGGCTAGAAGACCATTCTGATTGAGAGATCACACGGAACTGAGTGTGTATTGTAATCCCCTCTTGGCGCCGCCAGAATTGAACCAAGCGCCGGCGAGTATGCCATTCTTCAGTTGTCCTGTCACACTGGAGTGAGTATCTTCTGCTGTGGTAGAGTTTCAAAGCAGAAGCGAACTCACCATCCCTTACCCACTGTGCTCAGATCTCCCGTAATACTCAATGCGGCCTTGTGGCTGGTACTTATCAATGTCGTGGATGTTGACTGGGCCGGAACTCCGCCAATGACATGAGATGATCGCATCAAATTGGGTTGTGAGCGGAAAGACGCTATGTTTGATATGTTGGACAGAGGTATTGATGGTTGGAAGGTTTGGGAGGACTGGGTGTAGGTTTTATGGATTGAGGGTACATATGATTCACTGACGTCTGATAGACCGTTATTCATCCGACGATACGGAATGGCGATAGATACTTACGCCTTACCGCTGGTGGGCGACTGTGCATCAAGTACTGTGGCGAGGGGTACGATTGAAGTTCTGGTATCGAGACAGGGTCTGACGCTGTGCGGCGCTGAATGGCAGGAATTGGGGAAGGGTGTTTTGCTGACTCGAGATAGTCCCCGTTACTTTTGGGGGCGACTCCTGACGAAAGTCAGGTAAATCTACAACTATGCACATGAATCCTTTTCGCTCACCTTCTGTATAGATAAAATGGCCAAGAGGCACGGTCTCAAGAATGTTGATATCATCAGTCAGAATCTGCAATGAAATCGGTACTATTCCGCCCCCACCAGTATCGTCTGATACAGCACCGGTCAAAGACCAGTCTGGAACCGTCACTCGCAAAAAGCAGGTATTTCGCTCTGTGTTCTCCTTCAGGTTTTCTACTTTAGTTAGTACCGGATAGCTTCCGAATACCACTCGCAGTGTTTTGGTCATTTGGCCAGGACCGCCTGCCGACGGTGTCACTGATCGGCCAGGTCTTGAAAAGAAAGCCGTCTCGATGTCACATTTAACGGTGATCTGCGACCCAGAAATGCCCTGTACTGGACCCCAGTGGTGAACAATGACATGCGAATCACCGGCTCGAGAGTTAACCCTTGGTGACGATTGAGATTCTGGATAGGATCCGATAATAGGGGAGTTAATCCCGTAGTGTATCATATGAGGAGAGTCTGAGAGGCATGGAGATCCAGAGGGCAAAAATGACGGAGGATAGCTATGATGTGCTGGGATAGACTGTACTTCGgatgaaagggagaaggacggAGATGGCGGGACGGCGACGGAATTGAATACTGTCTGGCTGCCGGGCATGCAGTAATGTTGCGGATGGGTAGAAAAGACAGTAGCTTCTGCACTGACATGCTGGGACAGCTGACTAGGCTGATCTATTTGTCTGGAAGAGTACATTGCTGTCTTGAAAAAGTGGGACAATCTACTAACGCCTAGCAACTGAATTAACGCATGGACAATGATAAACAAAAAAGCCCCTAGCATCAGTTTAAAGGACTAGGGATGAATGTAATCTTGAAAGGAGCACTTACGATATTAGCCGAGAGTTCTTAAGGATTAGAATTGTTGCAGACTGCGAACAAAGATCGTCAAGGCTTGTGTAGAGTAAGTACTACGCAGACCGGTCAATCAACCGTAATCGTATTCTTTGCTTTGTATTTTCCTCCTTAGCTTCGATAATGAAGGCAGACGGGATGATGAGGGTCAAAACGAGGACTGTCGAGACGACTATGTGATCGTGGGAAGTGAGAACAGGTATATATGTgtatatataatatatatTATATGTGATAAGGATTATTATAGCGAAAAGCCAGCAAAAGCAAATCGGGTACTCGCTAGGGCTACAAACTGATGCGAGAAGGAAATAAGAATTGGGTTCAATCATATGTCTGGCAATTGGTGACAGCCATTAATGAATGAAGCCACGGACGAAAATCCCCTGGCTCCGCGGTGAGCGATGAGAAATCAACAATGGCTAATTAAGAAGATTGGCTCTTGACGGTAGTCGTTACTGCTCGCGCTGCTGATTGACCTTGCTCGTACACTGACTCGAGGCCTAAAAGATCGACGGACGCCTCTTATGCGAGGGTATAGATTGAGGGTGCAATTGGTGGGTGGAATAGGAGGAATGAAGGAAATAAGGGAataaagagagagggagaggcaCTTGATGATAATTGATAATTGGGGGCAGGGAAGATTCGGAGAATTTCAGACGGCATGCAAGGGCATTATAGGCCAGGGAACCCGGAAGACGTAACTAACGTGGAAGCACAAGCAGCACGGAGCATGGGGTAATGTATCAGTAGGAGAACATACGTAAGAAACGACgtgaaaaaaaagatcCTCATAGCTAGAAATCAAAACATCCGTCGATCCTTAATCCTTAAGGACCCTGTTCTCATGACTGGCCCTAGGCCATGAGCCCTGGTTCCCTGCCTGATAGGTCATCTGCCATAGCTCACCGGTCACCGTCCATGGCGTCAGGCGTCGGCTCCCCTCATCCGCCGTTCCCTGTCTTCCGTCCGAAGTTTCCAGTAAGCTTTTCTCTTCGCCCCGGACTTCGACGATGGGCGTCCAGGAAGCATAGAGCATAGAGACTCTTTTGGCTCTCGGCTCTGATCCTCGCATTCTCAAGCCACGACTATGAGTATACGACCCATGGAGAAAGGGCCaaaagcggaagaagacaacCACAGGCAACAACGAATTTAGGTCATTTTTGCGTTCATATTTACGGACTTACGAAATAATaggaaaaagaacaaggttAAAAGTCTGGTTTGAGCATGTTAAGTCAACAATTTACGTAAGAGTTATTTCCCACTCTTCCTTAGTTGGGCCTGAAATCCCTGACTCTAGAATGCGGGATCTTACGGAAAATTGaattcttccttttcaggCATTTTCTTCAGTTTTTCTGCTTAACGGTTTAATTTAATGTTTCCCTTTATTTCTCATCGTTAAGCATGTTAGCCCGCAGCATGTGCGCAATGACCTAAGAGAATAAATCGACAGCAACACAAATCAGGACGACGACCAGCAAGCCCAACAGCGCCTTGCGGAAGGGAGGAATCAGCGGACATCATGTTGGCAATGACCAGCGTAGGGCGAAGTAACAGTTTGATCGACTGGCTGAACAAGGCCCAATTCGGACAGGACGTTGATGTTCTAACAGGTGGGAAGTAGCAGTGATCGAGGGATTGTTGACAAGGGCACACTGGTTAATGTTGTGCGTGTAGCGTGTACGTACGTAAAAGATGAATTTGTTGTAGTCGTCACATATGCGTCGTGCGTCCTATTGAATTATGTAATTATGCACCTTAACTATAATCTTTCATGCGGAATACCGCTGTGTAAATTCTTAAGTCCGGCCTACACTTTCAATTTATCCGCTTAACCCGGAGCCGAATGCGCCAATACCCTGAACGTTTAGTGACTAATAATGTACTTACGTTCGTTAcacttcctcatcctcaacatcttcgtcgtcttcctctcgaTACTGTAGGTCGACGTCGGCGAGCCCCTTCAAGATATCTCTGGGTTATTCACCCTTTATCCAGtttctctgcttctgaAGAACAGCAGTGCGGTTGGAATAGGGCCCGTATGGATTGGATTGGATCATATGGCTTATGTATGGGTGGGATTCCTATCTGAAATGACGAAATGCCAGTTTTGTCGCGGAGGAAAGCCGTTGGGTATAACGTGTGATGGTATTTTGCAAGCCTTAAAAGGTTTGTCTTGAGGACAAAAAAAGTCAGAGAATGAAATGCCTTGGTACCTTTAAAAGAAGGACGCAACCATTAACCATTCCAACTGTGTATTGTTGCCCTCATGATCTTTCTCATATATCCCCCGGACTCCTCACGATGTTTGTAAAAGATGGCATTTTTGCTGCACTAAAATTTGCCTTGATCTTCGCCATCAAAGGAAATCAAACTCAAAACATCTCTATTTACAATATCACACCCACCCAGCCTTTATAGCAGTTGGTGTCAGCGGTTTTTATACGCGATCCCGGCGGGACTCTAGACATGACAGAAAGTACCGCGCATTAAGTCATCCGCAATTTTGCCGCAACGACGTGCGGAATCTTCAAACATGTTGCGGACCTTTTCGGGATCACTACTGGTGGGTCAGGCTGTGGCCGGGTTGCCCTATTATTACACCCAAAGGCCTTTGGCGGCGGGTCGTCCAAAATGAAACGAAAGAAACCTGGGAGACCCTTCACTTGACCTTCGTCACAACTTTTGTTAAATTATCAGTGAAACCTCTGCCGGTTTTCTGGCGTCTTCTAATACACTATGCAAAATACTTCCAACGGTTGATTCGATTTATTACAGCTCAATGACACCTTCAAACGTCAGATCAAGCCGATGCACAATTATAAATGCTTCTTTGTATACTACATTTTTTTACCTCTCTTGTCTTATCCAACCTCTACCTTCCCCTTAACAGttctcgctcttcccctcatcttcctcttcctcttctccttcatttcctttttccttctcactgttctctccctcttcatcctcgtcatccttttcctcttccccgtCATCCCCtgaatcttccttcctcatcattaTCTTCCTCGTACTGGCTCTCGTTGCTATCTCCCTCATTGATatccatcttttcttctttttcctgcAAACCAATACTGTCCCCATGATCATTATCATTATCATGCACCAGGAACTCGTGGTCTTCCATTCAAGTACACAAGATGGCCTATAGCCCCATTTTCAAAACCCATAAGCATAATATGCCTATCACAAAATCTCCAAGAACATTCAAAAATCAGCAAGGGAAAAGTTGCTTAAATGGTAACTGATCACTCGCATATTCACAAGATAATTTATTTGTATGTCTGTTGATCCTCGCAGCCTAGCTGAAGATCACGGGGCAAAATTCGGGACTATACGACATCCCAGATGATTTCCTGCGCATCGATGGAGCTGAATGAGTCCTGTTCTGTACGTACTGAGTCGCAGTTTCGGGTAAATCGTCCACGCACACTATTCTCGTCTACGACATCACAACACTGAATCCAAGCACCTTGAAGTTTTTCCACTTCCTGGGAGCCAGTACGAGCATATAGGTGGAACAGGCCAAAAACACGGGCATACGCGTACATTCCCTAAGTTCCTGTGCGCGTTGATTTCATGATTGACATTTGCATGTTTGTCGGCTGCGATATAATCGGAAGCCTTCGTGATGTCGTAGGCTGTATAATGAACATGCATACCATTCGAGGAATATATCTTGAAGTTTTAATAGAGATCCTGGCAGATGGATGCCAAATGAAGACCCCGCTTGATCCCGATCGTGTGATATAGCAAGCCTTGACCACAAGGGATTTTTTTTAGTTGTAGAGTGAAATTTCTGTATTGTCAATGACACGGATTACTCATGTAATTGTAGCAAGAGCCGAAGGCTTACATTGTGATTGATTATCATTAATACTTTGCATGACAGACGTCCTAATCAGACAGAATCTGACAGCTCTCGCTCTGACTTTGAGGTCTGAGCAAACGACAGCCACTTCCTCAGTAGCGCGACACATGTTTTGTCTTGATCTTCGAAGTTTGGAACCCCCAGTTTGCCCAGTTTGTCGTTGGGCAGTCGATTTCTGGTCCGACTCAGGGTTTGCTCTATAGTCAACCAGGGTTCCTTTTTGCCGAATGACTCTGTCATGCGCCTGGAAGCCCTCGGCGCTACATACGTAGCTTATTGAAACCCCTTGTTAGATTAGCTGTTCTCCTCCAGccttccaaatcttcttcttttatCTTTACATTTCTTCATTGTTCCTCTGTTGCATCAAAACCCAATTTTGAGACTAACAGGGGCCTGAATATCTATCCAAAGCGATAAGAGGCACTGCCTTTGCGAACTCTGCTGCGCTGTCCTGGAGCAGCTTTTGGCGCTGGAGTAGGGCCAGTTTATAGAACGATTCCCTCGGTTCTCACCTGTTGGCGGTGGTCGACAGCAGAGCAGTACGGGTCCGTGGACGTTTAGCCGTAGTTTACTGTGCTTTTGGCTCCGC
This DNA window, taken from Cryptococcus deuterogattii R265 chromosome 3, complete sequence, encodes the following:
- a CDS encoding transcriptional regulator Medusa gives rise to the protein MYSSRQIDQPSQLSQHVSAEATVFSTHPQHYCMPGSQTVFNSVAVPPSPSFSLSSEVQSIPAHHSYPPSFLPSGSPCLSDSPHMIHYGINSPIIGSYPESQSSPRVNSRAGDSHVIVHHWGPVQGISGSQITVKCDIETAFFSRPGRSVTPSAGGPGQMTKTLRVVFGSYPVLTKVENLKENTERNTCFLRVTVPDWSLTGAVSDDTGGGGIVPISLQILTDDINILETVPLGHFIYTEGVAPKSNGDYLESAKHPSPIPAIQRRTASDPVSIPELQSYPSPQYLMHSRPPAVRHVSESYVPSIHKTYTQSSQTFQPSIPLSNISNIASFRSQPNLMRSSHVIGGVPAQSTSTTLISTSHKAALSITGDLSTVGKGWTTEEWHTRRRLVQFWRRQEGITIHTQFRVISQSEWSSSQSSIVISCVFWEEKNSCYITSVDIIYLLEALVGTHFTVEEKNRIRRNLEGFRPITVDKSKPDTENFFAEIMNLPNPRPRNIEKNVKVYAWDCLEAALQKIIGKYSASFPTTHSNSVRPIMTPCPPSTSVSMPSIGLPTSSSVPEVGSPLKSYNHLPNSLFATSARHIHHGMPPPLTSRSSDESFYGVQQLNSRQHQPSSTRTSSSSSVTQITTPVQTFFSGTTSSPSSMYSSNVGGSISLVTQRDEKTDGNADIGLYFDIPPVYSQAVNATDNANLSLSVPIPPSPSLSEMYSAPLHYPSSSSYVQFQPPYTPSVAHVEQQQAAQYHESLRQNHDARTVYSIYPDIQGQGHGGYRNKG